The DNA sequence ATTCCTCCAGATTTTATCCACAATTTTGCTGGGAATGTTCCAACAACGTGCACGTTAGCAAGGCCACAGGGTGCATCTTGGCAAGTTGATGTGTGCAAAGTGAAGGATTGTTGGTTTTTCCAAAAGGGTTGGCCTGATTTTGTGGAAGATAATTCTTTACAAGATGCTGATTTTCTCACATTTTGCTATCTTGGGAATTCCTTGTTCTGTGTCAACATATTCTCACCAAATGGCTGTGAAAAAAGAGGTACTAATGATCCAAGAAAAGTGGCAGATGATATTGAAAAAAACTCTAATTTCACAGCTGTGCTAACCAAGGGATACATGAGAAGGAGGGCTGTGGTAAGCTCATTTGTACTCCTTATAATATAGAGAGCAAAATTGTTGGTTTATTCATTGATGAATTCATATTGCAGGGTATACCAGTCATGTTTTGGAATGCCCACATGAAAAGGGGTAAAAGATCAAGACTGGATCTTACTCTGTGTGTGGAAAATCAAGAATGGAATGTGGGAGTATTCAAATATGGTAGTGGTATTCAAATTCGAAGAGGTTGGGCTAAATTTGTGAGAGATAATAATCTAAAAGTTGGGACTTCAATCACTTTCCAACTCACTGATGCCAAGCACCTGTCTTTCATTGTCACGTTTGTGGAACCTATTGAGGTCTAGTGACAGATTTCTGCTTCCATTcccaccaaaatatattttgatatggTCTGTAGCTTGTATCAAGGCCATGTTTAGCTAAGTTTATCTTAGATGTTTTTTTTAGAACTTCGTACTACCCAGAAGTTAGTTTTGTAAATGAATGTTGCTTATGAGTtattgaagtttaattttgGGAGCAATTTCTTGTTGTAAAAGACTAATGCTTTTATGATATcattatgtaaaaataaactGCGGGTCaaggaatttatttttgggatcTTAGAAGTTAAAGacatttattttacaatttatatattgttcaTAAATGTGTAAACTCTTAATCATCTCTAATGGTAttctaaaatctaaaattgaataagaaaatagtCCGATATTAATGGTATCTTAAAACTCATCTCATTTTGAagttttgataaataattatgtttggGTTTATATTCATAACATActattcaaatcaatttttgagattttgtgaatataaaaagtgagtgAATAGAGAATATTCTTCAATGTTGTGTGCGTGTCATGTTAATAAATTCAAACACATATCTTTATGGCAATgcctaaattttttatatggaataatagaaaaattataaaaattattatatattttttgaaattatgagattgattaaaatttaatcactattcataattttctttttagcaaTTTGCTCATAAATTTAAGGCCTTAAGGCCCAATAAGTACATCAATAGATATGGGCCTTTTAAGTGGGCCTTAGTGTGCGTATTGGAAAACTGTTCAACTCTGCTATTTTTTAAGtacagtattttttatttttgttttcaaccGTTCTAAGTTGCAAGTAAATTTTATGAACTTAAGAAACTCATTTTTGACCAACATGAACATATGCACTCATTATGAAACTTGTGagggaaatagtaaaattttgtttttatcgTTAACTCAATCCAATATGTTAGCTCGAAATCCAAATGGATAGAAccataattgaaaattttcaaccatataaaatttaaatcaaattagcCAGCATTTAGTTAGTCTGTTTGGACTTAGAGCATCCCTATCCGTATTCTTAAATAAGAGTATGGAGGTGGGCCTgaacccacttttactccttgtcctcaggtaagagcacaacacccacatctaTACTCTTCCGCAAGGACAAGTTCAAAGGTCCCACTATTctattatcaatttaaatacttcaattactaaaaatatttctacaatataaaaattaaataattaaatcataaaaaataaaaattgcataattaaaatcctaaaaaataaaaatacacaattaaaatgttaattttggggaaaaaattgaaaaataaattaaaggtgtGTAGAAAACGGAGATAATTTATTGataagtgggaaaatatttttttatttaaaaattattttttaaattaaattcgaattttttatttaaaaatgattttttaaattaaattcgaatttttttaaaaaaaatacaaaaaaaaacgaaattgtCGTTGGCCAATCACGTGCCGCCACGTAAGGCTGCTCATCGGCACGAACGtactcttatttaagagcagcgccgtgccaCTGGCACGGACGAACGAACTACAATGGCGGACAAATGTGTCCTTGCCAACGACACAGACGGACGAGCAtgccgctgcggatgctcttacatGTTTAGCAAAAATTACATCCCCTTgtaaactaaaaataagagataaagagTACTAGTTAGAATAGCATAATGAAAATTGGTGTCTTTTAGGAAAATATGTAAAGTGTAAGTAAATGCTAAacaatactagtagtatttataaaattttaatgttgtaaataagattttaaaggttggattttaaaaaacggaaattcttaaaacaaaacaattcaataatatttgaatatgaattaaaatgagtagtagtagtactacttgcATAAAAATGCGGGAGTGTAACCAtgagagcatctccaatggtagactagcgaccggctagttGAACCATTGGAGCAGGCTAGCCGAATTTCGGCGGAAAAACCGGCCAAGGCTAGCCGATTGCGTGTGGCTGGCcaatgcgctggccgccattgtggtggcccgatcggccagcgacgatttttattttttatttttttaaaacgcgATTTGCACCGCTTGTTTTAACGCGATTTTAAcgagtttcattttcattttcatttgcaccgcttgttttaacgagttttctctctctctaactttctgtacaagagcatcatcgagcgatgagtaacgcgggtggtagcggtggtggtagtggtggggatgcttgaggagtacgaacggaggatgaacgaggctatgaatgcctacatgaaccgcgagatggagcggtacatgcgtagaatggaacagcaggcgatacctcgccctccacgggttatccaccgccgagcggtgattgatcgggatcacgccgctgcacatcagcggctgtaCGACGACTACTTTTCGGAGAACCCGCGGTTTTCCGCaaacatgttccggcggcgttttagaatgcgcggggagttgtttatgcgtatcgttggtgcattagagcgtcgatatctgtgtttccgcttcaggcacgatgcggttggcagacccggccacacccctattcaaaagtgcacggcggcaatcagggcggttggcctacggaggcgcggcagcacatgtgggatgagtacctccacatcggtgagtcgacaGCCCTGTAATGTCTGAACTATTTCTGTGAGGGGGTGATGAACGTTTTCGGTGAGCGGTACCTTCGAAAGcctactcccgaagattgtcgAATTTGATGCAcggatgcacggggagaagcattGATGCAAAGATAGACCGTAtgcggggagaagcatgggttccggATGTTAGAGCACCGTATGCATATGGAAGAAGCTGATCCAGTACCTGGAAGGTACGGCCATTTCCGGTCCACGATGATCAAGGCCGAGCTGATTACCTCAATTTTGGGGTAgtcgggtcgaacaacgaactcgaactcgtctcccctcttcaacgagaagtgccagggcgtcggtccagccgtctcttttgtggccaacggcaaccggcatgatatgggctactacttgcggatgggatataccctaggtggccttgtctttgtgaagacgatcgtgcacgcaagtgatgaaaggaaggcctactttgcggaacgagaggagtcggcgcgcaaggacgtggagcgcgcatttggtgtgctccggtctcgatgggcggcaattaagggtccaacgcgtttgtgggatgtcacATGTGtttcccaaataatgtacgcctgcattatcctgcacaacatgatcgtcgaagacgaaggcgtacaactgactagttgggccaatgacgatgaagccggtccaagccacggaacggccacccctagcgtacgacgtggggtacctctcaatgaagtcggccgcctcaaggaatttgccgacatgcgccaagtggatgctcatattcaactccaaaaggatataattgaagagttgtgggcacggaggattgcacggcgatagttttttttctttattatgtacctttttaaatgtaattttttttatctatgtacctttttaaatgcaattaatgaattttcccgtatatgtctcgtaaatttaattccgtaatttaatcgtaattttaattccgtaaatatagtatattttgatttttttttttgcggctggtctatggctggcctaaatttGATGTGACAGGTGAATTTTAGTactgatgacgtggcagggagagagaatggctggcctatggctggctaGCTATGGATACGCTCtaataatgtttaattttgaattatttcttcCTCTTTTACTAAGCTCTCACGCCATCGGTTATATAATAACCAAGTCAAATCTCAAAAGTTACATGAAGGGGTAAAATAGTAACTCCTCAAAGTGGAATAACCAAAGAAGCAGAACACTGTCCTCAAGAAACTGTAAAAAGGCATAATTGGCTGTCACCATTTACCAACCTGCAGCAGCGACAGGTAATTATTTTTCCTCTGCTTCAATCCTACGGCCACCATCCATCCCCACAAACCAATCCCACCCGTTGCTCACTACCtcggaaaaaaataatttccccACCCAATTTACGATTTTATCCCCCGTctcccatttttttaattttaatttttttgatctTCGAGGCTCCCTCGCccaaatataaacaaaacaaacaaaactctctctctttctctctctacaaaataagctcactctctctcttgcttttgtttttagctttCTGCTTGAATGGAGGGGCCTTAAAAATTCTCTCTGCTTTGCGATTCCTCATTTTACTGTACTTTGTCGCTCCAATCTCTGATCCTCCTCTTCTTTTAAGCTCTTTTGTTGCTTCTGCTCTTGTTAATTTATCCTCAGGTATGCTCTTGCTGTGCATGCAATTTCTGTTGCCTCAACTATTCAATTTATTGTATTTCGAGATGCActttcttctaattttttttttcatttaacttTATGTTCTAGAAAGTGAGCTTAGATCTTGTCAATTTTTCGAATTATTTTCTGGTTTTTTACGTTTTTTCACTCTGACATGGTGTTCTGGATCTTCGTTGATAGTATTTCTAGTTTTTAAGcatttttaagtttattttgttgctgtgcaattttgttttaaaggAATTTTTTCTGCTTGTCGATTAGACTCCTGAGATGTGagtgtatgtatatatgtgattTACTCCATGCAAAATATGAAAACcttctatttttatgagagAAATACGATATAAGAGCGGCGGCTGTTACTTTTTGTTCCTCATGTGTTGAATGTCGATATTGATACGCATATGCCTCTTGTTTAATAGGAAAAACTGagaagtatatatatgtgacaGTGACATTTTTGTTTCTGTGGTGAACTGAACATTAATTTTGTTCCTGTTTTTCCATTCTCACGTTTTGATGTTAAGTAAAActagtggagtagtattttattgttCAGGGAAGGGTAGGCGCTGTTGAGTTGGTATTTATCTTGGAGAAATCTGTTTCAATTTTACCTCTCATTCTAAAAGGTTTAtttcaaaggaaaaaaaatccgTGTAAAACAGTGAATATTTCTCAGCCTTTTGAGTCGACGATTTACTCATGTGATGCTCGCAGTTGGTTACATAGCTACTGACTTCACTGCCATTTtgggatatattttttgtaatttgaattttgacaGCCATGGAAAGATGCTCCTAGTTGTGCATTCATGAAATTGTAATAACTAATAAGTGATTGAGATGAGGATGTTGTTACTAGTCTGTTTTCGAGGGAGTGATTGACCTTGATATATCTTTTCATTTTGCAGATTGCAATAGAATTTTGAACTTAATGTTCCTGTGATGGCTTCGGCATCAGATTGTGTTTCTCAGAGTGGCCCGGGGTTGAAAGAACGCAATTACTTTGGGTTGTCGGATTGTTCCTCCGTTGATAGCTCTGCTGTCTCAAGTGCTCATCTTGAAAGCAAGgataatatgaatatgaaagCCACAGAATTGAGGCTTGGTCTTCCTGGATCACAATCCCCAGATAGAGATTCTGACTTCTCCCTATTAAACTCAGTTAAGCTTGACGAGAAGCCGTTGTTCCCATTGGCTCCATCCAAGGATAGAATCTGCACTTTGTCACAAAAGACAATAGCGAGTGGAAACAAAAGAGGATTTGATGACACTGTAGATGGCTTTTCTGAGTCCAAAACTACCAATTTTTCTGAAGGCAACTGGATGTTCAATGCTACTGGTTCTGATCCTGGACAAGCAAAACTAGCTGGTAATATGATTTCCAACAGGCCATCAGGGACTCAATTAGCCATTAAACCTGAAGTACCGGCAAAAACATTACAAGAAAGTACTAACAAGATAATTGGTACTAACACTGCTAATGCACCTGCTGCTAAGTAAGTACACAAGCATAAAGAGGGGGTTTAGagataaatattcttttagcTGTCTGTTGATTTGAGATTCAGATTGCTTCTAAGTTAATGACTGTTGTAACtgctattttttcttctcttgcaGGGCTCAGGTTGTGGGTTGGCCTCCAATCAGATCTTTCAGGAAAAACTCTCTGGTCACAACCTCAAAAACCAATGATGAAGTAGATGGTAAACCTGGTCCAGGTGCTCTTTTTGTTAAGGTCAGCATGGATGGAGCTCCATATCTGAGGAAGGTGGATCTAAGAATGTACTCGGCATATAAAGAACTTTCTTCTGCGCTAGAGAAAATGTTCAGC is a window from the Salvia hispanica cultivar TCC Black 2014 chromosome 1, UniMelb_Shisp_WGS_1.0, whole genome shotgun sequence genome containing:
- the LOC125200603 gene encoding B3 domain-containing protein At3g06220-like; translated protein: MKKRGSTEVSNDPDDLPEFFKIYVSALSSQLMRIPPDFIHNFAGNVPTTCTLARPQGASWQVDVCKVKDCWFFQKGWPDFVEDNSLQDADFLTFCYLGNSLFCVNIFSPNGCEKRGTNDPRKVADDIEKNSNFTAVLTKGYMRRRAVGIPVMFWNAHMKRGKRSRLDLTLCVENQEWNVGVFKYGSGIQIRRGWAKFVRDNNLKVGTSITFQLTDAKHLSFIVTFVEPIEV
- the LOC125201397 gene encoding auxin-responsive protein IAA9, translating into MASASDCVSQSGPGLKERNYFGLSDCSSVDSSAVSSAHLESKDNMNMKATELRLGLPGSQSPDRDSDFSLLNSVKLDEKPLFPLAPSKDRICTLSQKTIASGNKRGFDDTVDGFSESKTTNFSEGNWMFNATGSDPGQAKLAGNMISNRPSGTQLAIKPEVPAKTLQESTNKIIGTNTANAPAAKAQVVGWPPIRSFRKNSLVTTSKTNDEVDGKPGPGALFVKVSMDGAPYLRKVDLRMYSAYKELSSALEKMFSCFTIGQCGPQGAPTRKMLSESKLRDLLHGSEYVLTYEDKDGDWMLVGDVPWEMFIASCKRLKIMKGSDAIGLAPRSVEKCKNQN